From Spartinivicinus ruber, the proteins below share one genomic window:
- a CDS encoding GGDEF domain-containing protein translates to MTVKLIGYKQIIRSVQGLFFALATPAGWLCIQWLQGQNIWAEVYQNIGLYLYMLIGSMIVFGCVGWYVGYNETVVGQFSVKDPLTGLFNIRYFRSRLAEEITVAKRHDISFALIIFDVDNFKQTNQQYGHTIGDELLVAISDTISKTLRSNEVIARVSGEEFAMILPHCTAEVAQEIAERLTNAVSQVKLPVDEHTFISSSISQGIAVYNKLETSDLLYQRAELALFAAKQQGQGKFVLDEQTETNK, encoded by the coding sequence TGACAGTTAAGCTAATAGGCTATAAGCAGATTATCCGCTCAGTGCAAGGTTTATTTTTTGCTCTTGCAACCCCTGCTGGCTGGTTGTGCATCCAATGGCTGCAAGGGCAAAATATTTGGGCGGAAGTTTACCAAAATATTGGTTTATACCTGTATATGCTCATTGGTTCGATGATTGTGTTTGGCTGCGTAGGCTGGTATGTCGGGTATAATGAAACCGTTGTTGGGCAGTTTTCTGTCAAAGACCCACTCACTGGTCTATTTAACATACGTTACTTTCGTAGCCGTTTGGCTGAAGAAATTACCGTTGCCAAGCGACATGATATCTCATTTGCATTAATTATTTTTGATGTTGATAATTTCAAGCAGACTAATCAACAGTATGGCCATACGATAGGTGATGAATTATTAGTAGCTATCTCGGATACGATTAGTAAAACCTTACGAAGTAATGAAGTGATCGCGAGAGTGAGTGGGGAAGAGTTTGCTATGATATTGCCCCATTGTACTGCTGAGGTGGCACAAGAAATTGCTGAACGGCTAACAAATGCTGTTAGCCAAGTAAAACTACCGGTCGATGAGCACACTTTTATCAGTAGCAGTATCTCTCAAGGAATTGCCGTATACAATAAATTAGAGACCAGTGATTTACTTTATCAGCGGGCTGAGCTTGCATTATTCGCTGCGAAACAACAGGGGCAGGGTAAGTTTGTGTTGGATGAGCAAACTGAAACTAATAAGTAG